A genomic segment from Truepera sp. encodes:
- a CDS encoding ATP-binding cassette domain-containing protein, which yields MPALRAGMRLLARLRWPRGSQAPRRHPAGNVELLSASNLTAQLGNSELFSAVSLTLALGDRVGLVGANGSGKSTLLALVAGRLEPAEGSVRRAPGVRVALLPQTGVGLPAKTVALVARAATAHARELEARLRLEEQRLAAGESAAANYSALQVEFERLGGYAAEGMAREVFAALGFGADEQGREVAELSAGERRRLGLALTLTQGADVLLLDEPTNHLDLAAREWLGRYLRAYEGAAVVISHDRALLDAATLRTAFLAGSRLWLEAGGYT from the coding sequence ATGCCCGCCCTGAGGGCAGGCATGCGGCTACTCGCGCGGCTAAGATGGCCCCGTGGATCACAAGCGCCTCGCCGCCACCCGGCCGGTAACGTGGAGCTGCTGAGCGCCTCCAACCTGACCGCCCAGCTGGGCAACAGCGAGCTCTTCAGTGCCGTAAGCCTGACGCTGGCGCTCGGGGACCGGGTAGGGCTCGTGGGGGCGAACGGCAGCGGCAAGAGCACCCTGCTCGCACTCGTTGCCGGCAGGCTCGAGCCGGCCGAGGGTAGCGTCCGGCGCGCCCCGGGGGTCAGGGTCGCGCTCCTTCCGCAAACCGGTGTCGGCTTGCCCGCCAAGACGGTGGCACTGGTGGCCAGGGCCGCCACTGCGCATGCTCGAGAGCTGGAGGCGAGGCTCCGGCTGGAGGAGCAGCGCCTGGCAGCCGGCGAGTCGGCGGCGGCGAACTACTCGGCGCTGCAGGTCGAGTTCGAGCGGCTCGGCGGGTACGCGGCCGAGGGGATGGCGCGGGAGGTCTTCGCGGCGCTGGGGTTCGGCGCCGATGAGCAAGGCCGCGAGGTTGCCGAGCTTTCGGCCGGCGAGCGCCGCCGCCTCGGCCTCGCCCTGACGCTGACGCAGGGCGCCGACGTCCTACTGCTCGACGAGCCCACCAACCACCTCGACCTCGCCGCTCGGGAGTGGCTCGGGCGCTACCTGCGCGCCTACGAGGGGGCAGCGGTCGTGATAAGCCACGACCGCGCGCTGCTCGACGCCGCCACCCTCCGAACCGCCTTCCTGGCGGGCAGCCGCCTGTGGCTCGAGGCGGGCGGTTACAC
- a CDS encoding DUF3810 family protein, whose amino-acid sequence GAGPSRPDSQAPDAWLLARLNEAAAALPAGALAAGSGLPSAATQAAASRCVRTTALELREAYLPETEAAGLALPERVKALPAGTLMRMGYAGVISPWLLEPHVDAGLPSASALAVALHELAHTAGFAQEADAEAVGILAGLTCDDPSVRYAATLRLATAVRAGLGPEAGDAFAAAWPVRAQQDAQAAAEATARYRVELLTRGANTVYDAYLRAQGGKEGLREYDRGTQLALELLSRLRLLPGPAGGVGEGAT is encoded by the coding sequence GGTGCGGGCCCGTCGCGACCTGATTCCCAGGCCCCCGACGCGTGGTTGCTCGCCCGCCTCAACGAGGCCGCTGCGGCGCTGCCGGCCGGCGCACTGGCGGCCGGCAGCGGGTTGCCGTCCGCAGCCACGCAGGCAGCCGCCTCCAGGTGCGTCAGGACCACCGCCTTGGAACTTCGCGAGGCCTACCTGCCCGAAACGGAGGCGGCCGGCCTTGCCCTCCCGGAACGCGTCAAGGCGCTGCCGGCGGGCACGCTCATGCGCATGGGGTATGCGGGCGTTATATCGCCGTGGCTGCTCGAGCCGCACGTGGACGCGGGCCTACCGTCGGCCTCGGCGCTGGCGGTGGCGCTTCACGAGCTGGCGCACACGGCGGGGTTCGCGCAGGAGGCCGACGCGGAGGCGGTCGGCATCCTGGCGGGGCTCACCTGTGACGACCCGTCGGTGCGGTACGCGGCCACGCTGCGCCTGGCCACCGCGGTGCGCGCCGGACTCGGTCCCGAGGCGGGCGACGCGTTCGCCGCGGCTTGGCCGGTTCGGGCGCAGCAGGACGCACAGGCCGCCGCCGAGGCTACGGCCCGTTACCGAGTCGAGCTGCTCACACGCGGCGCCAACACCGTGTACGACGCGTACCTGAGGGCCCAGGGCGGCAAGGAAGGCTTGCGGGAGTACGACCGCGGCACGCAGCTCGCGCTAGAGCTGTTGTCCCGACTGCGACTGTTGCCCGGACCCGCCGGCGGCGTCGGGGAGGGCGCCACCTAG
- a CDS encoding M3 family metallopeptidase, whose protein sequence is MSENPLLSPEFEIPFDKIRPEHVAPAIREALAEAQKRLPELKARCAGEPLTYEITLQALDDLVEGVVHPYRLARHLLGVMNGPELRQAFNEVLPEVTAFLARLATDRDLWQIVARYAETPEGAALEGVRQRHLRKTEQAFRRAGASLPEAERKRVEALNVELAQLSTKFSENVLDATNDYELVITSEEALAGLPESALRRARASAASRGLEGYRFTLQAPSYLPFVKYVEDRELRRELHEAFLGVGAAEPYDNRGIMREILARRRELAQLLGYADFADLQADDRMIGTGAHAAAFEQDLEARTRPYFDAEVAELERHARTELNLERLEAWDVPFVSEKLRKERFSLDEEELRPYFPLPQVLSGLFDLTERLFGVKVTPADGVPTWHHDVDVYHFRHEDGTFLGALYADWFPRESKRNGAWMNGLRTGGPGPAGFEPHVGIIACNFTPPEDGRPALLTHSEVETVFHEFGHLLHHVMCRVEVRARSSMNVAWDFVELPSQIMENWTWEREALDLFAKHFETGEALPAELFEALAGSRNFLEATAQMRQLMLGTVDLAIHRDFDPQGGDDLLEFGRRTMAGLEVRPDFAKGERLARFTHIFSGGYAAGYYSYKWSEVLDADAFSRFAKEGIFNPETGRAFAAAVLSRGDADDPAQLFRDFMGREPDMDALIRRSLGDAALGGALPDAAGGSGQQSQSGQQL, encoded by the coding sequence ATGTCCGAGAACCCGCTGCTATCGCCAGAGTTCGAGATCCCGTTCGACAAGATCAGGCCCGAACACGTCGCCCCAGCCATCCGCGAGGCGCTGGCCGAAGCCCAGAAGAGGCTTCCAGAGCTCAAGGCGCGTTGCGCCGGCGAACCGCTCACTTACGAGATCACGCTACAAGCGCTCGACGACCTGGTGGAGGGCGTGGTGCACCCCTACCGCCTCGCGCGCCACCTGCTCGGCGTCATGAACGGCCCCGAGCTGCGGCAGGCGTTCAACGAGGTTCTCCCGGAGGTGACCGCTTTCCTCGCGCGCCTGGCGACGGACCGCGACCTGTGGCAGATCGTCGCCCGTTACGCCGAAACGCCCGAGGGCGCTGCCTTGGAAGGCGTGCGGCAGCGCCACCTGCGTAAGACGGAGCAGGCGTTCCGCCGCGCCGGCGCGAGCCTCCCCGAGGCCGAGCGCAAGCGCGTCGAGGCGCTCAACGTCGAGCTCGCGCAGCTGAGCACCAAGTTCTCAGAGAACGTCCTGGACGCCACCAACGATTACGAGCTCGTGATCACCAGCGAGGAAGCGCTGGCGGGCTTGCCCGAGAGCGCGCTTCGCAGGGCACGTGCCTCCGCGGCGTCGCGCGGGCTCGAAGGTTACCGCTTCACCCTGCAGGCGCCTTCTTACCTCCCCTTCGTCAAGTACGTGGAGGACCGCGAGCTGAGGCGCGAGCTCCACGAGGCGTTCCTCGGGGTCGGTGCCGCCGAACCTTACGACAACCGCGGGATCATGCGCGAGATCCTGGCGCGGCGCCGCGAGCTTGCGCAGCTGCTCGGCTACGCCGACTTCGCCGACCTTCAGGCCGATGACCGGATGATCGGCACGGGCGCTCACGCGGCGGCCTTCGAGCAAGACCTCGAGGCGAGGACCCGCCCGTACTTCGACGCGGAGGTGGCCGAGCTCGAACGTCACGCGCGGACCGAGCTGAACCTGGAGCGCCTTGAAGCCTGGGACGTGCCGTTCGTCTCGGAGAAGCTACGCAAGGAGCGCTTCTCGCTCGACGAGGAGGAACTGAGGCCCTACTTCCCGCTGCCGCAAGTGTTGAGCGGCCTGTTCGACCTGACGGAACGCCTCTTCGGAGTGAAGGTGACGCCGGCCGACGGCGTTCCCACCTGGCACCACGACGTCGACGTCTACCACTTCCGCCACGAGGACGGCACCTTCCTGGGAGCGCTGTACGCAGACTGGTTCCCGCGCGAATCCAAGCGCAACGGCGCCTGGATGAACGGCCTCAGGACCGGGGGCCCCGGGCCCGCCGGGTTCGAACCGCACGTGGGCATCATCGCGTGCAACTTCACGCCCCCCGAGGACGGCCGGCCGGCGCTGCTCACTCATTCCGAGGTCGAGACGGTGTTCCACGAGTTCGGGCACCTGCTTCACCACGTCATGTGCCGCGTCGAGGTGAGGGCGCGCTCGAGCATGAACGTGGCCTGGGACTTCGTTGAGTTGCCCAGCCAGATCATGGAGAACTGGACCTGGGAGAGGGAGGCCCTCGACCTCTTCGCCAAGCACTTCGAGACGGGCGAAGCCCTGCCGGCCGAACTCTTCGAGGCACTGGCAGGCAGCCGCAACTTCCTCGAGGCCACCGCCCAGATGCGCCAGCTCATGCTGGGCACGGTCGACCTGGCCATCCACCGCGACTTCGACCCGCAAGGAGGCGACGACCTGCTGGAGTTCGGCCGCCGCACAATGGCGGGCCTGGAAGTGCGGCCGGACTTCGCGAAAGGCGAGCGCCTCGCGCGCTTCACGCACATCTTCTCGGGCGGTTACGCGGCCGGTTACTACTCCTACAAGTGGAGCGAGGTACTCGACGCCGACGCCTTCAGCCGCTTCGCCAAGGAGGGCATCTTCAACCCCGAGACTGGGCGCGCGTTCGCCGCAGCCGTGCTCTCGAGGGGCGATGCCGACGACCCGGCGCAACTGTTCCGCGACTTCATGGGCCGCGAACCGGACATGGACGCCCTCATCCGGCGCAGCCTGGGTGACGCCGCCCTAGGTGGCGCCCTCCCCGACGCCGCCGGCGGGTCCGGGCAACAGTCGCAGTCGGGACAACAGCTCTAG
- a CDS encoding ATP-binding cassette domain-containing protein, with protein sequence MIVLDGVTKRYGRALVVDDVSVRIARGGITAIIGPNGAGKSTLLSIACRLSRQDAGSVSIDGDDIARWPSDELARRVAVLRQDYHLAVRLTVEDLVAFGRYPHSKGRPTVADRKQIEAAIEYLELGELRKRFLDELSGGQRQRAFVAMVLCQDTDYVLLDEPLASLDMRHAVAMMKRLRRVTSELGKTVVLVLHDINFASAYADSIIALKNGRLVHHAAPNEVMTPGVLREIYDMSVNVHEIDGQQVGVYFR encoded by the coding sequence GTGATCGTGCTCGATGGCGTCACCAAGCGTTATGGTCGCGCCTTGGTGGTGGACGACGTCAGCGTGCGGATCGCACGGGGTGGCATCACCGCCATCATCGGTCCGAACGGCGCAGGCAAGTCGACGCTGTTGTCGATAGCTTGCCGCTTGTCGAGGCAGGACGCCGGCAGCGTGAGCATCGACGGTGATGACATCGCCAGGTGGCCTAGTGACGAGTTGGCGCGCCGCGTAGCGGTACTGAGGCAGGACTATCACTTAGCCGTCAGGCTCACGGTAGAGGACCTGGTGGCGTTCGGGCGTTACCCGCACTCCAAGGGCCGACCGACGGTAGCGGACCGTAAGCAGATCGAGGCGGCGATCGAGTATCTCGAGCTGGGTGAGTTGCGCAAACGTTTCCTGGACGAGCTGTCCGGCGGCCAGCGGCAGCGCGCGTTCGTGGCGATGGTCTTGTGTCAGGACACCGATTACGTGCTGCTCGACGAGCCGCTGGCGAGCCTCGACATGCGTCATGCGGTGGCGATGATGAAGCGCTTGCGGCGCGTGACGAGCGAGTTGGGTAAGACGGTGGTGTTGGTGCTGCACGATATCAACTTCGCTTCTGCGTACGCCGATTCGATAATCGCCTTGAAGAACGGTCGGTTGGTGCATCACGCTGCCCCGAACGAGGTGATGACTCCAGGGGTGCTACGTGAGATCTACGACATGAGCGTGAACGTGCACGAGATAGACGGGCAGCAGGTAGGCGTGTACTTCAGGTGA
- a CDS encoding ABC transporter substrate-binding protein, whose product MKPRTTLVTLFTAALLLFPLAAAQRIISLAGEVTEVIFALGAEDQLVAVDATSNFPAAANDLPNVGYHGRLSAEALLAFEPTLVIANNQAGPPEVLAQLEGAGVQVVHIGSDLSLDTPVENVRFIAGLIGEKEQGEKLADELSTKIAAVAARGAELEPKPRVLFLYLGARSMQFAGGADTASNVMIEAAGGIDVGKEVGFVGNVPFTPEAIVTAAPDVIIVTERGIAAVGSVDEVLKIPGVSETPAAKAGNVIVFEDLYFLGLGLRSGDALAELVDYLHSLQ is encoded by the coding sequence ATGAAGCCACGCACCACCCTCGTCACGCTCTTCACCGCTGCGCTACTACTGTTTCCGTTGGCAGCCGCGCAGCGCATCATCTCCTTGGCTGGGGAGGTCACCGAGGTCATCTTCGCCTTAGGTGCGGAGGATCAGCTCGTGGCGGTCGACGCCACCTCGAACTTCCCCGCCGCGGCCAACGACCTACCTAACGTCGGTTACCACGGTCGCCTCTCGGCTGAGGCGCTGCTGGCGTTCGAACCCACCCTGGTGATCGCCAACAACCAAGCGGGGCCGCCGGAGGTCCTCGCACAACTCGAAGGCGCCGGCGTGCAGGTTGTGCACATCGGCAGCGACCTGTCACTCGACACTCCGGTTGAGAACGTCCGCTTCATCGCCGGCCTCATCGGCGAAAAGGAGCAGGGCGAGAAGCTGGCTGACGAGCTGAGCACCAAGATCGCCGCGGTGGCGGCGCGGGGCGCGGAGCTCGAGCCCAAGCCGCGCGTCCTCTTCCTCTACCTAGGTGCCCGGAGCATGCAGTTCGCCGGCGGCGCCGACACCGCCTCCAACGTGATGATCGAAGCCGCGGGCGGCATCGACGTAGGTAAGGAAGTCGGTTTCGTAGGCAACGTCCCGTTCACGCCCGAAGCGATCGTGACGGCGGCGCCCGACGTCATCATCGTCACCGAGCGCGGCATCGCGGCGGTAGGCAGCGTCGACGAGGTCCTCAAGATCCCCGGGGTGAGCGAGACGCCGGCCGCCAAAGCGGGTAACGTGATCGTCTTCGAAGACCTCTACTTCCTAGGCCTCGGACTGCGCAGCGGTGATGCCCTCGCGGAACTGGTCGATTACCTGCACTCGCTGCAGTGA
- a CDS encoding iron ABC transporter permease, producing the protein MRLARPGANSATADSRARSPRVARTRTIYLLLALLAAAGVILSLGWGAVSIRPDQIAGILLDKAGVASGIDFTPQQSIVLWNIRLPRVLMAAAVGAALALAGAALQVTFGNQLADPTLLGVSGAATLGVVMAYLFGAVGLGRWVLPLAACLAATVSVVWLIGFARRHGRSDRLTLVLSGVALQLFLAGVVTLLVSAVRDGMPDASFLTLGGLTGIFWRDVAVAAPVVIVVAALLLRRAPELNILLLGDDAARSLGVNVGRTRLMTGALAAVATGTVVAYSGSIAFVGLVVPFLLRRLLGDDHRVLLPATLLGGVSLLTFGDAAARNLVSPMELPLGVLMTVIGGPLFFWLIGRGRGVGSW; encoded by the coding sequence GTGAGGCTCGCGCGCCCAGGCGCGAACTCCGCGACCGCCGACAGCCGTGCGCGCTCCCCTCGGGTAGCGCGCACGCGCACCATCTACCTGCTACTCGCACTACTTGCCGCAGCGGGCGTGATCCTTTCGCTCGGCTGGGGCGCCGTAAGTATCCGACCCGACCAGATCGCCGGCATCTTGCTGGATAAGGCGGGCGTCGCCAGCGGTATCGACTTCACTCCACAGCAGAGCATCGTGCTGTGGAACATCCGCCTGCCGCGCGTGCTCATGGCGGCCGCCGTGGGCGCCGCGCTGGCTCTGGCGGGCGCCGCTCTGCAGGTGACGTTCGGGAACCAGCTCGCCGACCCGACCCTCTTAGGCGTCAGCGGCGCGGCGACCCTGGGTGTGGTGATGGCGTACCTGTTCGGTGCGGTCGGGCTCGGCCGCTGGGTGCTGCCTCTCGCCGCCTGCTTGGCAGCGACCGTGAGCGTGGTGTGGCTCATCGGCTTCGCCCGCCGCCACGGCCGCTCCGACCGGTTGACCCTGGTGCTGTCAGGCGTGGCGCTGCAGCTGTTCCTAGCGGGCGTAGTCACGCTGCTGGTCAGCGCCGTCCGCGATGGGATGCCCGACGCGTCGTTCCTGACCCTCGGCGGGCTCACGGGTATCTTCTGGCGCGACGTTGCGGTAGCAGCGCCGGTCGTGATCGTCGTAGCTGCGCTGCTTCTCCGGCGCGCTCCGGAGCTGAATATCCTGCTGCTGGGCGACGACGCGGCGCGCTCGCTCGGGGTCAACGTCGGTCGTACGCGTTTGATGACCGGCGCCTTGGCGGCGGTGGCCACCGGCACGGTGGTGGCTTACAGCGGCAGCATCGCCTTCGTGGGGCTGGTGGTGCCGTTCCTGCTGCGTCGGCTGCTCGGCGACGATCACCGCGTGCTGCTGCCGGCCACACTGCTGGGCGGGGTTAGCTTGCTCACCTTCGGTGACGCCGCCGCCCGCAACCTCGTCTCCCCCATGGAGCTGCCGCTCGGGGTGCTGATGACGGTGATCGGCGGGCCGCTCTTCTTCTGGCTGATAGGCCGCGGACGGGGAGTAGGAAGCTGGTGA
- a CDS encoding HAMP domain-containing sensor histidine kinase: MLTRKSLTSPAATRAAFIVIVVFVLAQMGWWIYFQQRYVAEVTGDSVASMQREAHALSALLKQGARAEVEALLTASPHLRLDANAAEVEVDAGSYAEFTAKQRATVRMFAFEGPFFALVIIGGLFIIGRSLRLERELKRRQSNFLDAMGHEFKTPISTLRLLLETLQLRTLPAAKQQEYLQRMTVEVNRLEKTEQQVLAAARMEAGSDEHQPGLHDLRSLVHTVVSRARSGLEARGAELVVELSCENLPVIADLEDVSILVGNLLDNAVKYSPDVKKFVAVRLFRQGSAAKLVVEDRGRGIPAHERQRVLERFYRIGNELTRSTSGLGLGLHLVHGTATARGGEVRIEGVRGGGTRVVVSLPLQELSEQQPTLRLKAAD; this comes from the coding sequence ATGCTGACGCGCAAGTCCCTCACGTCGCCCGCGGCCACCCGCGCCGCATTCATAGTCATCGTCGTGTTCGTGTTGGCGCAGATGGGCTGGTGGATCTACTTCCAGCAACGTTACGTGGCCGAGGTGACCGGCGACAGCGTCGCCTCAATGCAACGCGAGGCTCACGCCCTGAGCGCGCTGCTTAAGCAGGGCGCCCGCGCCGAGGTCGAGGCGCTCCTCACCGCCTCTCCGCACCTGCGCCTAGATGCCAACGCGGCTGAAGTGGAGGTCGATGCCGGCTCCTACGCGGAGTTCACCGCCAAACAGCGCGCCACCGTGCGCATGTTCGCTTTCGAAGGGCCGTTCTTCGCGCTGGTCATCATCGGCGGGCTCTTCATCATCGGCCGCAGCTTGCGGCTGGAGCGTGAACTGAAGCGCCGCCAGAGCAACTTCCTAGACGCCATGGGTCACGAGTTCAAGACCCCGATCAGTACGCTTAGGCTCCTCCTGGAGACGCTTCAGCTCCGCACTCTGCCGGCCGCCAAGCAGCAGGAATACCTGCAGCGCATGACGGTGGAGGTCAACCGCCTGGAGAAGACCGAGCAGCAGGTTCTCGCGGCCGCCCGCATGGAGGCGGGCAGCGATGAACACCAACCGGGGCTGCACGACCTGAGGAGCCTGGTGCACACGGTCGTCTCCCGCGCCAGATCCGGACTGGAGGCGCGCGGTGCCGAGTTGGTCGTCGAGCTCAGCTGCGAGAACCTCCCGGTAATAGCCGACCTCGAGGATGTCTCCATCCTCGTGGGTAACCTCCTTGACAACGCCGTCAAGTACAGTCCCGACGTCAAGAAGTTCGTTGCGGTCCGCCTGTTCAGGCAGGGGTCGGCGGCCAAGCTGGTGGTGGAGGACCGGGGTCGCGGCATCCCCGCACATGAGCGGCAGCGCGTACTCGAACGCTTCTACCGCATCGGCAACGAGCTCACCCGCTCCACTTCGGGCCTGGGCCTGGGCCTCCACCTGGTGCACGGCACCGCGACGGCGCGCGGAGGTGAGGTGCGCATCGAGGGCGTACGCGGCGGCGGCACGCGCGTGGTGGTTTCCCTTCCCTTGCAGGAGCTTAGCGAGCAGCAGCCGACCCTCAGGCTGAAAGCGGCAGACTGA
- a CDS encoding response regulator transcription factor, with amino-acid sequence MSAKVLVIEDEPVLSAVLADNLEAEGLAVVEAPDGLLGAKAWRTGAPDLVVLDVMLPHKDGYTLCRERRAAGDDTPVLFLSAKGLPWERVEGLEAGGDDYLAKPFHLPEFLLRVRKLLARSTGARRNGARRDNEQIEFGGNVVDVLAWTATLRSGKEVNLSEREMGVLRLLHRRADEVVSRDEILDAVWGNDTFPSSRTVDNFVMRLRRYFEPDPAKPVYFHTVWGVGYRFTPRPHD; translated from the coding sequence ATGTCCGCCAAAGTCTTGGTCATCGAAGACGAACCGGTTCTGTCAGCGGTACTCGCCGACAACCTCGAGGCGGAAGGGTTGGCTGTTGTGGAGGCGCCGGACGGGCTGCTTGGGGCCAAGGCCTGGAGGACCGGCGCGCCCGACCTCGTGGTGCTCGACGTCATGCTGCCGCACAAGGACGGTTACACCCTCTGTCGTGAACGGCGCGCGGCTGGGGACGACACGCCTGTCCTCTTCTTATCGGCCAAGGGTCTCCCGTGGGAACGCGTGGAGGGCCTCGAAGCGGGCGGGGACGACTACCTGGCCAAGCCGTTCCACCTACCCGAGTTCCTCCTGCGGGTGCGCAAGCTCCTGGCCCGTAGTACCGGCGCCAGGAGGAACGGCGCTCGCCGCGACAACGAGCAGATCGAGTTCGGCGGCAACGTGGTGGACGTTTTGGCGTGGACGGCGACGCTGCGGAGCGGCAAAGAGGTGAACCTGAGCGAACGCGAGATGGGCGTTCTGAGGCTCCTGCATCGCCGCGCTGATGAGGTCGTCAGCCGGGACGAGATCCTCGACGCCGTGTGGGGCAACGACACCTTCCCTAGCAGCCGCACGGTCGACAACTTCGTCATGCGCTTAAGGCGCTACTTCGAGCCCGACCCAGCCAAGCCCGTTTACTTCCACACGGTATGGGGTGTGGGGTATCGCTTCACGCCACGACCACATGACTAG
- a CDS encoding EAL domain-containing protein: MGSQRTELSPGSEPPPEPVGTGTTAVVETTARLFGDECFCISDLGAVGHPIVHASVKFAELTGFQADEVVGRNLGFLMRNDTYQEGERLLREAVAANRPVTTTVRTYRADGSLMWLEQRHYPVHDGGGEASHLLTLFRDVTGEVHVEGAQAMQLELSGSLEGDGRFFSYALLLHDDGRNEVAWASEAWQQLTGYGVADLQKQGMERFVHPEDRGHFRERLQGLRDAERRSDQYRVVTLQGKVMWVEDFASRRWRSDEAGITAVYGMMKDVSNARRDHANLWHLAHVDSLTGLPNAHLLEDRIQQAQLQARRNGTSVALAILDLDNFRFVNQTFSQRHGDRVIAEVSRRLRRTLRRTDTLARLDGDAFALLLADLPAPRDVLPALDKVLMAVREPYADGSLTLNLSASIGVDMQRSSVRAANQVLERANAALVRAKETSRGGFRFFDDETDVAMRSRVAIVSELRRAIAEDQLVLHYQPRVQLDDGAIHSVEALVRWLHPVRGLLKPVDFVPLIEESQLGPQLFEWVVERACRQAKRWQRQRTPRRVAVNVSPSTLAHADIGGIVQKVLARYDLHPGLLELEISERTGHDTLAMSADKLDGMRAMGMQVALDDFGVAHSSLTQLRALPLDGLKIDRSFVTKLDARTPGQEIDLLRAIIALGKSLRLRVTAEGIETREQNDIMRNLHCDDGQGFLYSHPVPAEYLPASA; encoded by the coding sequence ATGGGATCTCAGCGAACCGAGCTCAGCCCCGGATCAGAACCGCCCCCGGAACCCGTGGGGACGGGCACGACCGCCGTCGTGGAGACCACCGCACGGCTGTTCGGCGACGAGTGCTTCTGCATCTCCGACCTAGGCGCCGTTGGTCACCCCATAGTGCACGCCTCGGTCAAGTTCGCCGAGTTGACGGGCTTCCAGGCCGACGAGGTGGTCGGTCGCAACCTCGGGTTCCTCATGCGCAACGACACCTACCAGGAAGGCGAGCGCCTCCTGCGCGAAGCCGTGGCCGCAAACCGGCCCGTGACCACCACCGTTCGCACCTATCGGGCCGACGGCAGCCTCATGTGGCTCGAACAACGCCACTACCCCGTCCATGACGGGGGAGGGGAAGCGTCGCACCTGCTCACGCTGTTCCGCGACGTCACCGGCGAGGTGCACGTAGAAGGCGCCCAGGCCATGCAACTGGAGCTCTCCGGCTCGCTGGAAGGAGACGGGCGCTTCTTCAGCTACGCGCTACTGCTCCACGACGACGGCCGTAACGAGGTCGCGTGGGCCTCCGAGGCGTGGCAACAGCTGACGGGTTACGGCGTTGCCGACCTCCAGAAGCAGGGCATGGAACGCTTCGTGCACCCGGAGGACCGCGGCCACTTCCGCGAGCGCCTCCAAGGGTTGCGCGACGCCGAACGCCGCTCCGATCAGTACCGCGTGGTCACGCTCCAGGGCAAGGTCATGTGGGTCGAGGACTTCGCCAGTCGCAGGTGGCGCAGCGACGAGGCCGGTATAACGGCCGTTTACGGCATGATGAAGGACGTGAGCAACGCCCGCCGCGACCACGCGAACCTCTGGCACCTTGCTCACGTGGACTCGCTGACGGGCCTCCCGAACGCGCACCTGCTCGAGGACCGCATCCAGCAAGCGCAGCTCCAGGCGCGCCGGAACGGCACCAGCGTGGCCCTGGCGATCCTCGACCTGGACAACTTCAGGTTCGTGAACCAGACGTTCAGCCAGCGGCATGGCGACCGGGTGATAGCCGAGGTCAGCCGCCGTCTGCGCCGCACGCTCAGGCGCACCGACACGCTGGCGCGGCTCGACGGCGACGCCTTCGCCCTGCTCCTGGCCGACCTGCCTGCGCCGCGCGACGTGCTGCCGGCCCTCGACAAGGTCCTCATGGCCGTGCGCGAGCCTTACGCCGACGGCAGCCTCACCCTGAACCTCTCGGCGAGCATCGGCGTCGACATGCAGCGCAGCAGCGTGAGGGCCGCCAACCAGGTGCTCGAGCGGGCGAACGCCGCCCTCGTGCGCGCCAAGGAGACGAGCCGCGGCGGTTTCAGGTTCTTCGATGACGAGACGGACGTGGCCATGCGCTCGCGCGTGGCGATAGTGAGCGAGTTGCGGCGCGCCATCGCCGAGGACCAGCTCGTGCTGCACTACCAACCGCGGGTGCAACTCGACGACGGGGCCATCCACTCGGTGGAGGCCCTCGTGCGCTGGTTGCACCCAGTGCGCGGCCTGCTCAAACCGGTCGATTTCGTGCCCCTCATCGAGGAATCGCAACTCGGCCCGCAGCTCTTCGAGTGGGTCGTCGAACGCGCCTGCCGCCAGGCCAAGCGTTGGCAGCGCCAGCGCACGCCGCGGCGCGTGGCGGTCAACGTCAGCCCCTCGACCCTCGCCCATGCGGACATCGGCGGCATAGTCCAGAAGGTCCTGGCGCGCTACGACCTTCACCCCGGACTGCTGGAACTGGAGATCAGCGAGCGCACGGGGCACGACACCCTCGCCATGAGCGCCGACAAGCTCGACGGCATGCGGGCCATGGGCATGCAGGTGGCGCTGGACGACTTCGGGGTCGCGCACTCGTCCCTCACGCAACTGCGCGCGCTGCCGCTCGACGGTCTCAAGATCGACCGCTCGTTCGTCACCAAGCTCGACGCGCGGACCCCCGGGCAGGAGATCGACCTGCTTAGGGCCATCATCGCGCTCGGCAAGAGCCTGCGGCTGCGGGTCACGGCCGAGGGCATCGAGACCAGGGAACAGAACGACATCATGCGCAACCTGCACTGCGACGACGGTCAGGGCTTCCTCTACAGCCATCCCGTCCCTGCCGAGTACCTGCCCGCATCGGCCTGA